The following coding sequences lie in one Populus nigra chromosome 15, ddPopNigr1.1, whole genome shotgun sequence genomic window:
- the LOC133674588 gene encoding triphosphate tunnel metalloenzyme 3-like isoform X1, protein MEVEVKLRLLDAVNHSRLKEILSPFHIKKLNQKNVFFDSANGILASQRAVLRLRSFSNNNEKIRCVLSLKAKPMLINGVSRVEEDEEEIDPLTGEQCVEEASKLGLTESRIIKRCKDEFGIDGEMGFVCLDGFENVRDVYEWRGLKLEVDESKFSFGVCYEIECENDDPERVKRELEGFLKENGIDYKYSEMSKFAIFRAGKLP, encoded by the coding sequence ATGGAGGTGGAGGTGAAATTGCGTCTGCTTGATGCAGTCAATCACAGTCGCTTAAAAGAAATCCTTTCAccatttcacataaaaaaacttaaccaaaaaaatgtcttttttgATTCTGCCAATGGCATTCTTGCTTCTCAAAGGGCAGTGCTGCGCTTGCGTTCATTCAGTAACAACAACGAAAAAATTCGTTGTGTTTTGTCTCTCAaggcaaagccaatgctgatcaaTGGGGTGAGTCGTGTCGAGGAGGATGAGGAGGAAATAGATCCATTGACTGGGGAGCAATGTGTGGAGGAAGCAAGCAAGTTGGGGTTGACTGAGTCGAGGATTATTAAGAGGTGTAAAGATGAGTTTGGGATTGATGGGGAAATGGGTTTCGTGTGTTTAGATGGGTTTGAGAATGTGAGGGATGTTTATGAGTGGAGAGGGTTGAAGTTGGAGGTTGATGAGAGTAAGTTTAGTTTTGGAGTGTGTTACGAGATTGAGTGTGAGAATGATGATCCTGAAAGAGTCAAGAGGGAACTTGAAGGGTTTTTGAAGGAGAATGGGATTGATTATAAGTACTCTGAGATGTCAAAGTTTGCGATTTTTCGAGCTGGGAAATTGCCTTA
- the LOC133674588 gene encoding triphosphate tunnel metalloenzyme 3-like isoform X2, which produces MEVEVKLRLLDAVNHSRLKEILSPFHIKKLNQKNVFFDSANGILASQRAVLRLRSFSNNNEKIRCVLSLKAKPMLINGVSRVEEDEEEIDPLTGEQCVEEASKLGLTESRIIKRCKDEFGIDGEMGFVCLDGFENVRDVYEWRGLKLEVDESKFSFGVCYEIECENDDPERVKRELEGFLKENGIDYKYSEMSKFAIFRAGKLP; this is translated from the coding sequence ATGGAGGTGGAGGTGAAATTGCGTCTGCTTGATGCAGTCAATCACAGTCGCTTAAAAGAAATCCTTTCAccatttcacataaaaaaacttaaccaaaaaaatgtcttttttgATTCTGCCAATGGCATTCTTGCTTCTCAAAGGGCAGTGCTGCGCTTGCGTTCATTCAGTAACAACAACGAAAAAATTCGTTGTGTTTTGTCTCTCAaggcaaagccaatgctgatcaaTGGGGTGAGTCGTGTCGAGGAGGATGAGGAGGAAATAGATCCATTGACTGGGGAGCAATGTGTGGAGGAAGCAAGCAAGTTGGGGTTGACTGAGTCGAGGATTATTAAGAGGTGTAAAGATGAGTTTGGGATTGATGGGGAAATGGGTTTCGTGTGTTTAGATGGGTTTGAGAATGTGAGGGATGTTTATGAGTGGAGAGGGTTGAAGTTGGAGGTTGATGAGAGTAAGTTTAGTTTTGGAGTGTGTTACGAGATTGAGTGTGAGAATGATGATCCTGAAAGAGTCAAGAGGGAACTTGAAGGGTTTTTGAAGGAGAATGGGATTGATTATAAGTACTCTGAGATGTCAAAGTTTGCGATTTTTCGAGCTGGGAAATTGCCTTAG
- the LOC133674112 gene encoding protein SRG1-like has translation MAAMAELISNSVQEMATNGQEPPVKYFSKGNDAGVLDAPVPLIEIPVVDLGLLTSPLTSAQELEKLKLALSSWGCFQVINHGMTSSFLDKIREVSKQFFGFPMEEKQKYSREADSIEGYGNDMILSDHQTVDWTDRLYLTISPEDQRKIKFWPENPKDFRETLHEYTVKLQETNDFLLRAMARSLNLEESCFLDQYGEQPLVTARFNFYPPCPRPDRILGVKPHADASAVTFLLQDKEVEGLQFLKDNEWFRVPIIPHALLVNVGDQVEIMSNGIFKSPVHRVVTNTERERNTLAVFCIPESDNEIKPADQLISETRPSLYKKVKDYVSIYFQYYQQGKRPIEAVKI, from the exons ATGGCTGCCATGGCAGAGTTGATATCAAATTCAGTCCAAGAAATGGCTACCAATGGACAAGAACCACCAGTGAAGTATTTCTCTAAAGGAAATGATGCTGGAGTCCTTGATGCTCCTGTTCCTTTAATTGAAATCCCAGTTGTTGATCTTGGTCTCCTTACTTCTCCATTAACCAGTGCCCAAGAACTTGAGAAGCTTAAATTAGCTCTCAGCTCATGGGGCTGCTTTCAG gtAATAAATCATGGAATGACGAGTTCCTTTTTAGACAAAATTCGTGAAGTTAGCAAGCAATTCTTCGGATTTCCGATGGAAGAGAAGCAGAAATACTCCAGAGAAGCTGACAGCATTGAAGGGTATGGAAATGACATGATTCTTTCAGACCACCAAACAGTTGACTGGACTGATCGATTGTATCTTACCATTAGCCCAGAAGACCAGAGAAAGATCAAATTTTGGCCCGAAAATCCTAAAGATTTtag GGAAACCCTACATGAATACACCGTGAAGTTACAAGAGACAAATGACTTTCTCCTTAGAGCCATGGCGAGGTCATTGAACTTGGAGGAAAGCTGCTTTCTAGACCAGTATGGAGAACAACCACTTGTGACTGCAAGGTTTAACTTCTATCCTCCATGTCCAAGGCCTGATCGAATTCTTGGCGTTAAGCCTCATGCAGATGCTTCGGCAGTTACCTTCCTCTTGCAAGACAAAGAAGTGGAAGGTCTTCAATTCCTGAAAGACAACGAGTGGTTTAGAGTTCCCATCATTCCACATGCTCTTCTAGTCAATGTCGGAGATCAAGTAGAG ATAATGAGCAATGGAATATTCAAGAGCCCAGTACACAGGGTGGTGACAAACACAGAAAGGGAGAGGAACACTCTGGCTGTATTCTGCATTCCTGAGTCAGATAATGAAATCAAACCAGCAGATCAGCTGATCAGCGAAACGAGGCCAAGTTTATACAAGAAGGTGAAAGATTATGTTAGTATCTACTTTCAATACTACCAACAAGGGAAGCGGCCAATAGAAGCAGTAAAGATTTGA
- the LOC133674441 gene encoding probable anion transporter 6, chloroplastic, whose protein sequence is MPSFLQWLPLTRRVNGHKHNAYSFLSLYCLHLRKLQFFLRPSRENKMANLTLKAKSFCSLSHNTNTQTSVFKTTTSFKNNSLHFLHSGNSLKFRVWCGVKEKENVKEGERVPDVLAGLKKADELDPKRGSSLDFEQRLGDDSGSSEVGFDWKWPPWKNIPLRYKLIGTTSLAFVICNMDKVNLSVAIIPMSHQFGWNASTAGLVQSSFFWGYALSQLPGGWLAKIFGGRKVLQIGVLTWSVATALLPFLAGYMPGFVLSRVLVGIGEGVSPSAATDLIARSIPLEERSRAVAFVFGGLSVGSVTGLLLAPPLIQNFGWASVFYIFGFLGVAWFLGFQYLEEGQASFAAKPTSRSQTIYSEKSSSNALAELGGSLKDVPWKAFFQTPAVWAMIYAHFCGSWGHYTCLSWLPSYFSEELSLNLTEAAWVSILPPLASVFVTSIAAQLADKLISNGVEITTVRKICQTIAFLSPALCMTLSSVDLGLPPWEIVGILTAGLALSSFALSGLYCTHQDMSPEYASILLGITNTVGAIPGIVGIPLTGYLLDTTHSWSISLFVPSIFFYLTGTIVWLAFASSKPTNFSNTD, encoded by the exons ATGCCAAGCTTTCTGCAATGGCTTCCTCTGACAAGAAGAGTCAATGGACATAAACATAATGCTTACTCTTTCCTCTCTTTATATTGTCTTCACTTACGAAAATTACAGTTCTTTCTTCGTCCctcaagagaaaataaaatggcAAACTTAACACTCAAAGCAAAGAGCTTTTGCTCTCTCTCACACAACACAAACACACAAACCTCAGTCTTCAAAACAACCACCTCATTCAAGAACAATTCTTTACATTTCCTTCACTCTGGAAACAGCTTGAAGTTCAGGGTTTGGTGTGGTGTTAAAGAGAAAGAGAACGTGAAAGAAGGTGAGAGGGTCCCTGATGTACTCGCTGGACTCAAAAAAGCTGATGAGTTGGACCCCAAGAGGGGTTCAAGTTTGGATTTTGAGCAGAGATTGGGGGATGATAGTGGGTCTAGTGAGGTGGGTTTTGATTGGAAATGGCCTCCATGGAAGAATATCCCTCTGAGATATAAGCTTATTGGCACTACATCACTTGCCTTTGTTATTTGTAATATGGACAAG GTGAACTTGAGTGTTGCAATAATTCCTATGTCTCACCAATTTGGATGGAATGCATCAACGGCTGGGCTAGTGCAATCATCCTTCTTTTGGGGTTATGCTTTGAGCCAATTACCAGGAGGTTGGCTTGCTAAGATTTTTGGTGGGAG AAAAGTTCTTCAGATTGGAGTATTGACATGGTCAGTGGCTACAGcacttcttccttttcttgctGGATATATGCCCGGATTTGTGTTGTCAAGGGTTTTG GTTGGAATAGGAGAAGGAGTTTCCCCCTCTGCGGCAACTGACCTCATTGCCAG GTCGATACCTTTGGAAGAGCGATCACGAGCTGTAGCATTTGTCTTTGGGGGACTAAGTGTAGGAAGTGTTACAGG GCTTCTTTTAGCTCCTCCGCTTATTCAAAATTTTGGTTGGGCAtctgtattttatatatttggctTTCTTGGGGTGGCCTG GTTTTTGGGGTTTCAATATCTTGAAGAGGGACAGGCTTCATTCGCTGCCAAACCTACTTCAC GGTCCCAAACTATCTATTCGGAAAAATCATCAAGTAATGCTCTTGCAGAGTTGGGTGGCTCACTGAAG GATGTTCCATGGAAGGCATTTTTCCAAACCCCAGCTGTATGGGCAATGATATATGCTCACTTTTGTGGAAGTTGGGGTCATTATACTTGTTTATCTTGGCTTCCTTCTTATTTTAG TGAGGAGCTGAGCCTGAATTTGACAGAAGCTGCATGG GTTTCTATCCTTCCTCCCTTGGCTTCAGTTTTCGTGACTAGCATTGCCGCACAGCTTGCTGACAAGTTAATTTCCAATGGAGTTGAAATCACTACG GTGAGAAAGATTTGCCAAACAATTGCCTTTTTGTCTCCTGCTCTTTGCATGACTCTCTCCTCTGTGGATCTAGGATTGCCTCCCTGGGAGATTGTGGGGATTCTCACTGCTGGCTTAGCCCTCTCAAGCTTTGCCTTGTCTG GACTTTACTGTACGCATCAAGATATGTCTCCTGAATATGCAAGTATACTTTTG GGCATTACCAACACTGTCGGAGCAATACCTGGAATTGTAGGGATTCCCTTGACTGGTTATCTACTAGATACAACTCATTCATGGAGT ATTTCATTGTTCGTtccatcaattttcttttacttgACCGGTACCATTGTATGGTTGGCATTTGCCAGCAGCAAGCCTACAAACTTTTCCAACACGGATTGA
- the LOC133674442 gene encoding heparanase-like protein 3 translates to MIYLQNWQMGLCLLVCIISCCFISVSSQSAVAGNDNNSVVEGTVFIDGKSSIGKIDENSICATLDWWPPEKCDYGTCSWDHASLINLDLNNSILLNAIKAFSPLKIRIGGTLQDKVIYDTEDNKQPCVQFVKNTREMFGFTRGCLPMYRWDELNAFFKKSGAEIIFGLNALTGRSMKSDGSAVGAWNYSNAESFISYTVKKNYSIYGWELGNELCGSGVGTRVAAAQYASDTISLYNIVKKIYSSIEPKPLVIAPGGFYDANWFKEFVDKTGNSVDAITHHIYNLGPGVDTHLIEKILNPSYLDGEARTFNSLQSTLKSSATSAVAWVGESGGAYNSGRNLVTNAFVFSFWYLDQLGMASSYDTKTYCRQSLIGGNYGLLNTTTFVPNPDYYSALLWHRLMGRHVLSTSFSGTKKIRAYTHCAKQSKGITLLLINLDSSTTVDVNVKFNSTLGLHRKHKTHRSHETKVIRLLEGSTSEITREEYHLTAKDGDLHSRIMLLNGNILTVNSSGDIPSFEPLLVNSSKPIMVAPFSIVFVQMSYVLPACS, encoded by the exons ATGATTTATTTGCAGAACTGGCAAATGGGGCTGTGCTTGCTGGTCTGTATCATTAGCTGTTGCTTCATTTCTGTGAGTTCACAAAGTGCTGTAGCTGGAAATGATAATAACAGTGTTGTTGAAGGAACTGTTTTCATAGATGGAAAATCTTCCATTGGAAAGATTGATGAAAATTCCATTTGTGCCACCTTAGATTGGTGGCCACCTGAGAAATGTGATTATGGGACATGCAGCTGGGATCATGCTTCTCTCATTAATCTG GATCTTAACAACAGCATCTTGTTAAATGCCATAAAGG CTTTTTCGCCATTGAAAATCAGAATAGGGGGCACTTTGCAAGATAAGGTCATTTATGACACCGAAGATAATAAGCAACCTTGTGTCCAATTTGTCAAAAACACCAGGGAGATGTTTGGTTTCACTCGGGGTTGCTTACCAATGTATAGATGGGATGAACTTAATGCCTTTTTCAAGAAATCTGG GGCTGAAATTATATTTGGGTTAAATGCTCTCACTGGCCGGTCCATGAAATCTGATGGTTCTGCAGTAGGAGCTTGGAACTACTCTAATGCAGAATCATTTATAAGCTATACTGTCAAGAAGAACTACTCTATTTATGGCTGGGAGCTCG GAAATGAATTATGTGGGAGTGGTGTTGGAACAAGAGTTGCAGCAGCTCAGTATGCTTCTGATACAATTTCCCTGTATAACATAGTGAAAAAGATTTACAGCAGCATTGAACCGAAACCGCTAGTTATAGCACCTGGAGGATTCTATGATGCAAATTGGTTCAAAGAGTTTGTAGATAAAACAGGCAATTCTGTAGATGCTATCACCCACCACATATACAATCTTGGTCCAG GAGTTGATACACATCTCATTGAAAAGATCCTTAATCCATCCTATCTTGATGGTGAGGCTAGGACCTTCAATAGCCTCCAAAGCACTCTCAAGAGTTCTGCAACTTCAGCAGTTGCATGGGTTGGTGAATCAGGAGGGGCTTACAACAGTGGCCGTAACCTTGTTACCAATGCATTCGTGTTTAGTTTCTG GTATTTGGATCAGCTTGGGATGGCATCATCTTATGATACAAAAACGTACTGCAGACAGTCATTGATTGGTGGCAATTATGGTTTACTCAACACTACTACTTTTGTTCCAAATCCGGATTACTACAG TGCTCTTCTTTGGCACCGCTTAATGGGAAGACATGTTCTATCAACCAGCTTTTCTGGAACCAAAAAAATACGTGCATATACTCATTGCGCAAAACAATCT AAGGGGATCACATTACTACTAATCAACCTTGACAGTAGCACGACTGTTGATGTCAATGTAAAATTCAACAGCACTTTGGGATTGCACCGTAAACACAAGACTCACAGGTCTCATGAAACAAAGGTCATTCGACTGCTTGAAGGATCCACAAGTGAGATAACAAGAGAAGAATACCATCTAACAGCAAAAGATGGAGATTTACACAGCCGAATAATGCTACTCAATGGGAACATTTTAACAGTAAATTCATCCGGGGACATACCTTCCTTCGAGCCACTACTTGTAAATTCATCAAAGCCGATAATGGTTGCTCCTTTCTCTATTGTATTCGTTCAAATGTCATATGTTCTCCCTGCTTGCAGTTAG